In Coriobacteriia bacterium, the genomic stretch GACCTTCTCGGGCATGATATCTAGTGCGCGCACCTCATTGTGTTGCGAGAGCAAGATGGCCAGCGAAAGACCGACGTATCCGGTACCGGCAACGGCTATTTTCATGTCATTCTCCTAAATCTAGAGTTAACCATAGACAAATGCACATCAATCTGACGTCAGGTTCTTCCATCGGATCCACCGGCGTGCATCCATCGCGTGGGATCAGCGCGATACGCGGACAGCATTCCGTTCGATTAGGGCCCTTCCTCCACACCGTCTTGTCTGTCGCGTCGGTGTAGGACCGGATGATCTTGACGACCTTGGAGCTCATGCTCTCGCCGGCATAGTCAGATACGGGAGCCATAGGGCGCGAGCTCCGTCTCCAGCTCCATGGCGATGGCGACCGCCTGCAGAAATCCCTTCTCCGATACGTCCGCCAAAGTGAAGCGCGCCCTGTCCATCGCCCTAGGCCTCCCGGCTGAGGTGCGGATGCACGCGGGAGAGGAAGGCCCTATCGGCAGACGCGAAGAAGCCAGGCTCCTCGGGAAGCGTCCTTGAGTCGGGCGCAACCGCAAAGGCACTCGCCTGCAAGCGGTTATAGTCATAGAAGCCCATTTGCTCGTGTATGCGCACATGCAAGCCAAGCCGGAAACCTGGCGGCTCCAGATACTTGCAGAAACACGGGTGACAGCCATACAAGCGGATGTGTCACGTCTCTCGGCCAGCGCATTGATTACGCCGAGCTGCGAACGAAAGTTTGCATCGGTGCCGGAAGCCAAAACGTACCGGGGAGTACCCATACGGGCCACTCGTCCTTTATGCGGACCCGCTCTTTTTCCTTTTCGAGACAAACGAGGTCACCAGCCCGCGCTCGTAGTTGTTCATTGAGAACTTCCAGCACAAGACCGCGTAGACGCATCCGGCGAGGCACCCTGCAACCAGCAGTCCAGCCCAGCCCCTAAGAGGGAAGAACCAATCGAGGAATATGCAAGACATGAGCGTCACCACAGCCGGGAAGACCCAGCCTCCGAACGTGTCGGCGAAAAAACTCCCAAGATCTATCCCCAACAGATTCCTGTATATGACATTCTGTCCAACGGTCCGGAGAGAATAGGCAATGCAGATTGACAGGCATCCGCCGAGCGCCCCAAGCGACGCAGAAAGGATAAAACCTAGGACGATATTGCACGCTGCCATAGCAAGGAACACCATTGCCCTTGCTCGCACCTTCCCCGAAGCCGTGATCGCCGTCACGCCCACCGACTGGGGTAACTCTACGAGACTCGGCATGATTATGAGAAGCGCGCATAGCCACAAGCCATCGTACCCGACGCCCATCCAGCACTGAATGAACCATTCGCCAAGACCGAAGAAACAGACAACGATAAAACCAATAATGTAGAGCTGAATCCTACCAAAACGTGTCATCAATGACTGAAGACCCTCTCCAACCCCCGCGACCGCACGCGAAACCTTGGGCATGAACATCCCATTCAGCGCGCTCGCAACGGTATACACGTAGCCCTCCAGAGACGCAGCGAGTCCAAAAAGAGCAACCTCTGAAGTAGTCGCCGTGATGGCGATAATAGATGGCATCACAGCGAAAATGAAGCGCTGACAGACTTGGGCAATCATAACCCAGGTGGAGAACCCGACAACTTCCCGTGCAATACCGGTATCCCATCGAGCAAAGTCCGCCCTCGCGCGAGTTTCTCGACGAACCAGCAAGAGCTTGACAAACGTTATGGCAATGCTAACAACCGCATTGACAACAACGAGCGCTACGACCCCCTGATCCAACAGAAGCATGGTCACGATAAGAACGACGGTCAGTACCTTTTGAACCAAATTGCAAGCGTTCAGCGCAATAAAACGCTCGTTTGCGGTCAGGATCCCATTCAAGGGAGCAAAGGGGAAAGAGAATACACTGTAGAAAGAAACGACAACGAAAAGCGTCCTAAAAACGGGTATCTGCTCCGCGGTAAGCCCCGAATAGAGCCTGTCGATGTTAAAAAATACCAGTGCAAGGGCCGCTGCAATCAAGCAAGTAATCGCGAGGTACGTTTTGTACACGATACCCAGAAAGACACCAACAGCGTCCTCATCACCCTCCGTGTAGTACTTCGACAAAAAGCGAGAAACGGAGTCTCTCAACCCAAAATCGAGCATGAAGAAGTTGACGACGGAAAGCGCAAGCGTATAAAGACCGTAGTCGTCAGTTCCGATACAGGAGACCATCCACGGAGTGTAGATGAGGCCAGCAATCGTGTTGAATGCCACCGCAGAATATGAAAGAGCAGCACCAATCTTGAGCTGGCTCTTCATTTTACAGCACCTATCTGATGTAAGGGTATAGTGGTTTTTTCCTTATCGACAACGCCGTTCATACAAGTATCCCGCTCAGATGCGGCATCCAAGAATCCGCTCAACATCCAAAAGAGAAATGAGCTTGCTCCGGGACCAAACGGGGGAAAACCCTCCAAAACCGACTCAACGAGATAGAATGCT encodes the following:
- a CDS encoding oligosaccharide flippase family protein, yielding MKSQLKIGAALSYSAVAFNTIAGLIYTPWMVSCIGTDDYGLYTLALSVVNFFMLDFGLRDSVSRFLSKYYTEGDEDAVGVFLGIVYKTYLAITCLIAAALALVFFNIDRLYSGLTAEQIPVFRTLFVVVSFYSVFSFPFAPLNGILTANERFIALNACNLVQKVLTVVLIVTMLLLDQGVVALVVVNAVVSIAITFVKLLLVRRETRARADFARWDTGIAREVVGFSTWVMIAQVCQRFIFAVMPSIIAITATTSEVALFGLAASLEGYVYTVASALNGMFMPKVSRAVAGVGEGLQSLMTRFGRIQLYIIGFIVVCFFGLGEWFIQCWMGVGYDGLWLCALLIIMPSLVELPQSVGVTAITASGKVRARAMVFLAMAACNIVLGFILSASLGALGGCLSICIAYSLRTVGQNVIYRNLLGIDLGSFFADTFGGWVFPAVVTLMSCIFLDWFFPLRGWAGLLVAGCLAGCVYAVLCWKFSMNNYERGLVTSFVSKRKKSGSA